A region of Streptomyces deccanensis DNA encodes the following proteins:
- a CDS encoding MFS transporter, which produces MSPRTTTPPWPLVALFTAGYLAAYLLPTTVGRLDAALPLTTTEAGAVGSALLLGSATAGFTLAAHVERLGPRRLARAGLLLAAAGYGTAALTTALPAVVAGAVLGGFGSGTATAVAAAGIAAQRDPHRVSTTGLLSVSALAGALYLTIPRLGPGHGLPLAALALTALLTLPATSRLAGPVATAQAARERSPLPHLRHGLTLAVTLLLWSLAQNSLWGVSGRIGTTQAGLSEVTVGAVFATALGAGLLGVVGASALGVRFGRALPIGGGTALIAGCIALSATATDLPTFATGEIAWNALYPVVLSYLIGLAASLDPRGRWAVLIGSASSLGTAAGPLVGSLLSAHAGYPAMGAILAVGLLLITAPMTWVALRTTTPTTEHARYQEQSTAAQPEYRPAA; this is translated from the coding sequence GTGTCCCCCCGCACCACCACCCCGCCCTGGCCCCTCGTCGCCCTTTTCACGGCCGGGTATCTCGCCGCGTACCTCCTGCCCACCACCGTGGGCAGACTCGACGCGGCGCTCCCCCTCACCACCACCGAGGCCGGCGCCGTCGGCAGCGCGCTGCTGCTGGGCTCGGCCACGGCCGGCTTCACGCTCGCCGCCCACGTGGAACGCCTCGGCCCCCGCCGCCTCGCCCGCGCGGGCCTGCTGCTGGCCGCCGCCGGCTACGGCACCGCCGCGCTCACCACCGCCCTGCCCGCCGTGGTCGCGGGCGCGGTCCTCGGCGGCTTCGGTTCCGGTACGGCGACCGCCGTGGCCGCGGCCGGCATCGCCGCGCAGCGCGACCCCCACCGCGTCTCGACGACAGGCCTGTTGAGCGTCTCGGCGCTGGCCGGCGCGCTGTATCTCACGATCCCCCGCCTGGGCCCCGGCCACGGCCTCCCGCTCGCCGCCCTCGCCCTGACGGCCCTGCTCACCCTCCCGGCAACCTCCCGGCTCGCCGGACCCGTGGCCACCGCGCAGGCCGCCCGCGAGCGGAGCCCGCTCCCCCACCTGCGCCACGGCCTGACCCTCGCCGTCACGCTGCTGCTGTGGTCCCTGGCGCAGAACTCCCTCTGGGGCGTCAGCGGCCGGATCGGCACCACGCAGGCCGGGCTCTCCGAGGTCACCGTCGGCGCGGTCTTCGCGACAGCGCTCGGCGCGGGCCTGCTCGGGGTCGTCGGGGCGAGCGCGCTGGGCGTGCGCTTCGGCCGCGCGCTCCCCATCGGTGGCGGCACGGCGCTCATCGCCGGCTGTATCGCGCTCAGCGCCACCGCGACCGACCTGCCGACCTTCGCCACGGGGGAGATCGCCTGGAACGCGCTCTACCCGGTCGTCCTGTCGTACCTCATCGGCCTCGCCGCCTCCCTCGACCCGCGTGGCCGCTGGGCGGTCCTGATCGGCTCCGCGTCCTCGCTCGGCACGGCCGCCGGGCCGCTCGTCGGCAGTCTGCTCTCCGCCCACGCCGGCTACCCGGCGATGGGCGCGATCCTGGCGGTGGGCCTGCTGCTCATCACGGCCCCCATGACCTGGGTGGCCCTGCGCACGACCACGCCCACCACGGAACACGCCCGCTACCAGGAGCAGTCGACCGCCGCGCAGCCGGAGTACCGCCCGGCGGCCTAG
- a CDS encoding IclR family transcriptional regulator: MSETRSETEGGVREVKSAARTVDLLELLAARGDRPARLQELADEMRVPRSSMYALLQTLVGRGWVRTDTTGSLYGIGIRALLTGTSYLDSDPRVRAVRPYLDEASEALGETIHLARLDGMDVAYLATRESHEYLRTISRVGRRLPAHAGALGKALLAERPDTDLPEGPYEALTPRTHTTRAALAADLAAVRARGYAVDREEGVPGIVGFGFALRTDTPATDAISCSTPVARLTPEHEERIVTVMREIRTKIEATTPGAAGGAPVWR, translated from the coding sequence ATGTCGGAAACCAGGTCGGAGACAGAGGGCGGCGTCCGTGAGGTGAAGTCGGCGGCGCGCACGGTCGACCTGCTGGAACTGCTGGCCGCGCGCGGCGACCGGCCCGCCCGCCTCCAGGAGCTGGCGGACGAGATGCGCGTCCCGCGCAGTTCGATGTACGCCCTGCTCCAGACCCTGGTCGGCCGGGGCTGGGTGCGCACGGACACCACCGGCTCCCTCTACGGCATCGGCATCCGCGCCCTGCTCACCGGCACCAGCTATCTGGACTCCGACCCGCGCGTGCGCGCCGTACGGCCCTACCTCGACGAGGCGTCCGAGGCGCTCGGCGAGACGATCCACCTCGCCCGCCTCGACGGCATGGACGTCGCGTACCTGGCGACCCGCGAGTCCCACGAGTACCTGCGCACCATCAGCCGTGTGGGCCGCCGCCTCCCCGCCCACGCCGGCGCCCTCGGCAAGGCCCTCCTCGCCGAGCGCCCCGACACGGACCTCCCCGAGGGCCCCTACGAGGCGCTCACCCCCCGTACCCACACCACGCGCGCCGCCCTCGCGGCGGACCTCGCCGCCGTCCGCGCCCGCGGCTACGCCGTCGACCGCGAGGAGGGCGTCCCCGGCATCGTCGGGTTCGGCTTCGCCCTGCGCACCGACACCCCCGCCACCGACGCCATCAGCTGCTCGACCCCGGTGGCCCGCCTCACCCCCGAGCACGAGGAACGGATCGTGACGGTCATGAGAGAGATCCGAACCAAGATCGAGGCGACGACCCCGGGTGCGGCCGGTGGTGCGCCGGTCTGGCGTTGA
- a CDS encoding carbohydrate kinase family protein produces MTAFKGERPHRPQVDPLRALRAPDDPPWDVYLTGTVFLDIIFTGLDSAPVRGTESWARGMGSSPGGVANMATALARLGLKTSLAAAFGDDHYGEYCWDALEQGEGIDLSASRTVLGWHSPVTVSMAYEGERTMVSHGHEAPPEESAPECPPHARAAVASLTPGVRAPWIAQAAAKGTKIFADVGWDETGAWDLAGLADLAHCEAFLPNAAEAMRYTGAECPRAAARALTEHVPVAVVTLGAEGAYAVDGRTGETAEVPAIAVEALDPTGAGDVFVAGFVTGTLADWPLADRLAFAGLTAALSVQEFGGSLSAPGWAEIAAWWRRVQSLDGQDPAALRRYAFLEDFLPKDHVSPWPLRRAVPTIGFRRSA; encoded by the coding sequence GTGACCGCGTTCAAGGGAGAGCGACCGCACCGGCCCCAGGTAGACCCGCTGAGGGCCCTGCGCGCACCGGATGACCCGCCCTGGGACGTCTATCTGACCGGCACCGTCTTCCTCGACATCATCTTCACCGGGCTGGACTCCGCCCCGGTGCGCGGGACGGAGTCCTGGGCGCGCGGCATGGGGTCGAGCCCCGGCGGCGTGGCGAACATGGCCACCGCCCTGGCCCGCCTCGGCCTGAAAACCTCCCTCGCGGCCGCCTTCGGCGACGACCACTACGGCGAGTACTGCTGGGACGCCCTGGAGCAGGGCGAGGGCATCGACCTCTCCGCCTCCCGTACGGTCCTCGGCTGGCACTCCCCGGTCACGGTCTCCATGGCGTACGAGGGCGAGCGCACGATGGTCTCCCACGGCCACGAGGCGCCCCCGGAGGAGTCCGCGCCGGAGTGCCCGCCCCACGCGCGTGCCGCCGTCGCCTCCCTCACGCCGGGCGTACGCGCCCCCTGGATCGCCCAGGCCGCGGCCAAGGGCACCAAGATCTTCGCGGACGTCGGCTGGGACGAGACCGGCGCCTGGGACCTGGCGGGGCTCGCCGACCTCGCCCACTGCGAGGCGTTCCTGCCCAACGCGGCGGAGGCGATGCGGTACACCGGCGCCGAGTGCCCCCGGGCCGCCGCCCGCGCCCTCACCGAGCACGTCCCGGTGGCCGTGGTGACGCTGGGCGCGGAGGGGGCGTACGCCGTGGACGGGCGGACCGGTGAGACGGCGGAGGTGCCGGCGATCGCGGTGGAGGCCCTGGACCCGACGGGTGCGGGGGACGTGTTCGTGGCCGGTTTCGTCACCGGCACGCTGGCGGACTGGCCGCTCGCGGACCGACTGGCCTTCGCGGGGCTGACGGCGGCGCTGTCGGTGCAGGAGTTCGGCGGGTCGCTGTCCGCGCCCGGCTGGGCCGAGATCGCGGCGTGGTGGCGGCGGGTGCAGTCGCTTGACGGGCAGGACCCCGCGGCTCTGCGCCGCTATGCCTTCCTGGAGGACTTCCTCCCGAAGGACCACGTCAGCCCGTGGCCGCTGCGGCGGGCGGTCCCCACGATCGGCTTCCGCCGCTCGGCTTGA
- a CDS encoding glucarate dehydratase family protein — protein MTATRDLTIAEVRLTPILVADPPLLNTQGVHQPYTPRLIVEVVTADGTTGVGETYGDTKYLELARPFAEKLVGRRVSDLNGLITLADEVTVDGSRVSGQVDVGGLRGVQTADKLRLSVVSGFEVACLDAFGKALGLPVHALLGGKLRDTVEYSAYLFYKWAEHPEGVAAEKDDWGAAVDPAGVVEQARRFKERYGFTSFKLKGGVFPPDEEIAAIRALAEAFPGHPLRLDPNGAWSVTTSLKVADALGDVLEYLEDPALGTPAMAEVASGTSVPLATNMCVTTFAEIEEAFTKGAVQVVLSDHHYWGGLRNTRELAAICRTFGVGVSMHSNTHLGISLAAMTHVASTVPNLHHACDSHYPWQSEDVLTSRLTFEDGAVRVSDAPGLGVELDRAKLEFLHRRWLSDDGSLRDRDDAAAMRVAEPGWVTPAVPRW, from the coding sequence GTGACCGCGACCCGTGACCTGACCATCGCCGAGGTCCGGCTGACCCCGATCCTGGTCGCCGACCCGCCGCTGCTGAACACACAGGGGGTGCACCAGCCGTACACCCCCCGGCTGATCGTGGAGGTGGTGACCGCCGACGGGACCACGGGGGTGGGCGAGACGTACGGCGACACCAAGTACCTGGAGCTGGCGCGGCCCTTCGCGGAGAAGCTCGTGGGTCGTCGGGTCAGCGACCTGAACGGGCTGATCACGCTCGCCGACGAGGTGACCGTCGACGGATCGCGGGTCTCCGGGCAGGTCGACGTGGGCGGGCTGCGCGGGGTCCAGACGGCCGACAAGCTGCGGCTGTCGGTGGTGTCCGGGTTCGAGGTCGCCTGCCTCGACGCGTTCGGCAAGGCCCTGGGGCTGCCCGTGCACGCGCTGCTCGGCGGGAAGCTGCGGGACACCGTGGAGTACAGCGCGTACCTCTTCTACAAGTGGGCCGAGCATCCCGAGGGCGTCGCCGCCGAGAAGGACGACTGGGGCGCGGCCGTGGACCCGGCCGGGGTCGTCGAGCAGGCGCGGAGGTTCAAGGAGCGGTACGGGTTCACGTCATTCAAGCTCAAGGGGGGCGTCTTCCCGCCGGACGAGGAGATCGCGGCGATCCGTGCGCTGGCCGAGGCGTTCCCGGGGCATCCGCTGCGGCTGGACCCGAACGGGGCCTGGTCCGTCACGACTTCGCTGAAGGTCGCGGACGCGTTGGGTGACGTCCTCGAGTACCTGGAGGACCCGGCACTCGGGACGCCCGCGATGGCCGAGGTGGCGTCGGGGACGTCGGTACCGCTGGCCACCAACATGTGCGTGACGACCTTCGCGGAGATCGAGGAGGCGTTCACGAAGGGGGCCGTGCAGGTCGTCCTCTCCGACCACCACTACTGGGGCGGGCTGCGCAACACACGTGAACTGGCCGCGATCTGCCGGACGTTCGGGGTCGGGGTGTCCATGCACTCCAACACCCACCTGGGGATCAGCCTCGCGGCGATGACCCACGTGGCGTCGACCGTGCCGAACCTGCACCACGCCTGCGACTCCCACTACCCGTGGCAGTCGGAGGACGTCCTCACCTCGCGGCTCACGTTCGAGGACGGGGCGGTACGGGTGTCCGACGCGCCGGGTCTCGGGGTCGAACTCGACCGGGCCAAGCTGGAGTTCCTGCACCGGCGCTGGCTGTCCGACGACGGTTCCCTGCGGGACCGCGACGACGCGGCGGCGATGCGGGTGGCGGAACCGGGGTGGGTGACGCCGGCGGTGCCTCGCTGGTAG